Proteins encoded together in one Pseudomonadota bacterium window:
- the selD gene encoding selenide, water dikinase SelD: MGPGDLTNILCGIEIPTDINVLIGIEGFEDAGVYKITDDIALVQTIDFFTPVVNDPYWFGQIAAANAMSDIYAMGAIPKTALNMVCFSVKKFDIAILKEIIRGGIDKIREAGASLLGGHSVDDEEIKYGLSVTGIVHPDKILKNEGALPGDLLVLTKPLGTGILNTGIKGGLLSEASTNSLVHVMAALNKTAAEVMLSVRTHAATDVTGFGLAGHLKEMIKEYIGVELFADKLPYFEEAVELARTGFIPGGLYRNRDFYKVYVESKRDDFFYDILFDPQTSGGLLMAIHPDDIQKFEEKASKLQLNYWIIGRFTSESKGNILLT, encoded by the coding sequence ATAGGTCCGGGTGACCTTACAAACATACTCTGCGGGATTGAAATCCCTACTGACATAAACGTGCTTATAGGCATTGAAGGCTTTGAAGACGCCGGGGTATATAAAATTACCGACGACATTGCCCTTGTGCAGACAATTGACTTCTTCACGCCTGTTGTAAACGATCCATACTGGTTCGGGCAGATAGCAGCGGCCAATGCCATGAGCGACATTTATGCCATGGGTGCTATACCGAAAACAGCATTAAATATGGTCTGTTTTTCGGTGAAAAAATTCGATATAGCCATTTTAAAAGAGATTATCCGGGGCGGCATTGACAAGATACGGGAAGCAGGCGCCAGCCTCCTGGGCGGCCACAGCGTTGATGATGAAGAGATAAAGTACGGACTCTCGGTAACAGGCATCGTGCACCCGGATAAGATCCTGAAAAATGAAGGGGCATTGCCCGGGGATCTGCTTGTCCTCACCAAGCCCCTTGGCACCGGTATTTTGAATACAGGGATTAAGGGTGGCCTTTTGAGTGAAGCATCAACCAACAGCCTTGTTCACGTCATGGCAGCGCTTAATAAAACGGCAGCGGAAGTCATGCTCTCGGTAAGGACACATGCGGCAACAGACGTCACAGGCTTCGGTCTTGCCGGTCACCTCAAGGAGATGATCAAGGAATATATCGGCGTTGAGCTGTTTGCAGATAAACTGCCCTACTTCGAAGAAGCCGTTGAACTTGCAAGGACGGGTTTTATTCCCGGCGGCCTATACAGGAACAGGGATTTTTATAAAGTTTATGTGGAAAGCAAAAGAGATGATTTCTTTTACGACATCCTCTTTGACCCGCAGACTTCAGGGGGTCTTCTCATGGCTATCCACCCTGATGATATCCAGAAATTTGAAGAAAAGGCATCGAAGCTACAACTGAATTACTGGATCATAGGGCGGTTTACCAGCGAGTCAAAAGGGAATATCCTGCTTACCTGA
- a CDS encoding DUF3553 domain-containing protein, protein MGDYAIYLRVGDRVYHKKFTKWGTGVVIEERRSEVPGGFCYVRINFQDGKVRVFDNNYNSVNCCYYAGVKKVHTETLEKITGLRLDVLE, encoded by the coding sequence ATGGGCGATTATGCAATATATCTGAGGGTCGGTGATCGTGTTTACCATAAAAAATTTACCAAATGGGGTACGGGTGTTGTTATAGAAGAACGCAGGTCTGAAGTCCCGGGCGGTTTTTGCTATGTAAGAATTAATTTTCAGGATGGTAAAGTAAGGGTATTTGATAATAATTACAATAGCGTAAATTGCTGTTATTATGCAGGCGTTAAGAAGGTTCACACTGAAACACTCGAAAAAATAACCGGATTAAGACTTGATGTACTTGAATAA